In a single window of the Gossypium hirsutum isolate 1008001.06 chromosome A13, Gossypium_hirsutum_v2.1, whole genome shotgun sequence genome:
- the LOC107894493 gene encoding putative UDP-glucuronate:xylan alpha-glucuronosyltransferase 4 → MASKSFHCNQKSFTLSITLLSLSLIIFVLFSRSNYNIIDAFKHNPPPSNQRFRNLDLLQEEINSKKEIKIGLVNINSNEEIQYQLPGSVVSTVHVRFDRVSKKRKWEDFFPFRIDENQQNCPEIPMPALEKYQDLDVVVAKLPCKGWSGKSGMRDVFMLQVNLVVANILVESGWVTPEVKRAVYAVFVGSCGPMQEIFRCEDLLRKVEDHRVYKPELRRLKQTMLMPPGSCQLAQPYGETGKEAWRYHSADHERLKMLKYSAFQQKEAYATVLHTSEDYVCGAVALAQSIIRTNSTRDLILLHDENITPESLVGLKAAGWDTRLINGIRSPFADKDSFNEWNFSPLRIWMLTWYDKVVFIDADVLVFNNIDWLFVFPQLSAAPNDKTLFNYGVMVIEPSLCMFEDLMVKVLEMDSYNGSYQGWLNEVFIWWHRLPFQVNFLKDFEGEEGRRQEKILDEISVLHFLGLKPWMCYRDYDCNWDKEGMQRFASDKAHEKWWQVYDEMPETLQPYCGLTEHMNWRLKKWRWIARSLKQPDEHWKIGVTDPRQYNLGA, encoded by the exons ATGGCTTCCAAATCCTTCCATTGCAACCAAAAATCCTTCACTCTCTCAATAACACTTCTCTCTTTATCCTTGAtcattttcgttttattttccaGATCAAATTACAACATCATCGATGCTTTTAAACACAATCCGCCTCCCTCCAACCAACGCTTCAGAAACCTCGATCTTCTTCAAGAAGAGATTAATAGTAAGAAGGAGATTAAAATCGGTTTAGTTAATATCAATTCCAATGAAGAAATCCAATATCAGCTACCCGGTTCAGTTGTTAGCACCGTCCACGTTCGCTTCGATCGTGTTTCCAAGAAGAGAAAATGGGAGGATTTTTTCCCCTTCCGGATCGATGAAAACCAGCAGAATTGTCCGGAGATTCCGATGCCAGCCCTGGAGAAGTACCAGGATCTGGACGTGGTGGTGGCGAAGCTGCCTTGCAAAGGGTGGAGCGGGAAAAGCGGGATGAGGGATGTGTTTATGCTTCAAGTGAATTTGGTGGTGGCGAATATATTGGTAGAGAGTGGGTGGGTGACGCCGGAGGTAAAACGGGCGGTGTACGCAGTCTTTGTGGGGAGCTGTGGGCCGATGCAGGAGATATTCAGATGCGAAGATCTGTTGAGGAAAGTGGAGGATCATAGGGTGTATAAGCCTGAGCTAAGGAGGCTTAAACAAACCATGCTTATGCCTCCAGGCTCCTGCCAACTTGCACAGCCATACGGTGAAACTG GTAAAGAAGCATGGAGATACCATTCAGCAGATCATGAAAggctaaaaatgctaaaatacaGTGCGTTCCAGCAAAAGGAAGCCTATGCAACAGTTCTTCACACATCCGAAGATTATGTTTGTGGTGCCGTTGCTTTGGCTCAAAGCATAATCCGAACCAATTCGACCCGAGATTTAATTCTTCTTCATGATGAAAATATCACCCCCGAATCCTTAGTGGGTTTAAAAGCTGCTGGTTGGGACACCCGGCTAATCAATGGAATCCGAAGCCCCTTTGCTGACAAAGATTCATTCAATGAATGGAATTTTAGTCCTCTTAGAATATGGATGCTAACTTGGTATGATAAAGTTGTTTTCATTGATGCAGATGTTCTAGTTTTCAACAACATTGATTGGCTATTCGTTTTTCCTCAACTATCAGCTGCTCCAAATGATAAAACCTTGTTTAATTATGGGGTGATGGTGATAGAGCCATCATTGTGTATGTTTGAAGATTTGATGGTTAAAGTTTTGGAAATGGATTCATACAATGGCAGTTATCAAGGGTGGTTGAATGAAGTCTTTATATGGTGGCATAGGTTGCCTTTTCAGGTGAATTTCCTCAAGGATTTCGAAGGGGAAGAAGGCCGGCGTCAGGAAAAGATCCTGGATGAGATTTCGGTCCTACATTTTCTGGGGTTGAAGCCATGGATGTGTTACAGGGATTATGATTGTAATTGGGATAAGGAAGGAATGCAGAGGTTTGCAAGTGATAAAGCTCATGAGAAATGGTGGCAAGTGTATGATGAAATGCCTGAGACACTGCAACCATATTGTGGCCTAACAGAGCACATGAATTGGAGATTAAAGAAGTGGAGATGGATAGCTAGGAGCCTTAAACAACCTGATGAACATTGGAAGATTGGTGTAACAGATCCTCGACAGTACAATCTTGGTGCTTGA
- the LOC107893588 gene encoding pentatricopeptide repeat-containing protein At3g05340 — translation MKSQWIFTSLIPQIPSCFSSILSPFKTPKLYQFPSSNLPKLVLNHLDLSLLLSLSGKQGFFLLGSSIHASFVKNPENLYPIEDFKDSNNAIVVWNSLLGMYSRCGTLTDLTKLFDEMPIRDTISWNTMVSGFLRNGKFDEGFSYFKQMRKSGICWFDQATLTTILSACDRVEFYHVVKMMHGLVFSNGYEKEISVGNSLITSYFRCGCLSSGRQVFDEMFERNVITWTAMISGLVQNELYEKSLELFNQMRSGPVCPNSLTYLSSLMACSGLQALTGGRQIHSLLWKLGIQSEVCIESSLMDMYSKCGQVTDAWKIFESAQDLDEVSMTVILMGLAQNGFEEEAKRFFMKMFESGIEIDPNMLSAVLGVFSEDTSLSLGKQIHSLSIKRNFGFNSYVNNGLINMYSKCGDLEESAKVFSRMSQRNSISWNSMIAAFARHGDGCRALQLYEEMRSDGIAPTDVTFLSLLHACSHVGLVEKGMELLKSMTDVYGIIPRAEHYACVVDMLGRAGLLNEAKTFIQGLPVKADVLVWQALLGTCSIRGDSKIGKYAANQLILETPESPVPYVSMANIYSSRGKWKERARTIKRMKEIGVSKEIGISWIETEKKVHSFVVQDRMHPQAELMYGILEELLKLMLEEGYVPGNVTPTECQT, via the coding sequence ATGAAATCCCAATGGATTTTCACATCACTAATTCCCCAAATTCCTTCATGTTTCTCTTCTATCCTCTCCCCATTCAAAACCCCAAAACTCTACCAATTCCCATCTTCAAATCTCCCCAAACTTGTTCTCAACCATTTGGACTTAAGCCTCCTTTTATCCCTCTCTGGGAAACAAGGATTCTTCCTTCTGGGTTCCTCTATCCACGCTTCCTTCGTCAAAAACCCTGAAAATCTTTACCCAATTGAAGATTTTAAGGATTCCAATAATGCTATTGTTGTTTGGAATTCTCTCCTCGGAATGTACTCAAGATGTGGCACTTTAACTGATTTGACCAAGCTGTTTGATGAAATGCCAATCAGAGATACCATTTCGTGGAACACGATGGTGTCTGGGTTTTTAAGGAATGGGAAGTTTGATGAGGGCTTCTCATACTTCAAACAAATGAGAAAATCTGGTATTTGTTGGTTTGATCAAGCGACTTTGACTACTATTTTATCAGCTTGCGACAGAGTAGAGTTTTATCATGTCGTTAAGATGATGCATGGATTAGTATTTTCGAACGGGTATGAAAAAGAAATTAGTGTAGGGAATTCTTTGATTACTTCATATTTTAGATGTGGATGTTTGAGTTCGGGGAGGCAGGTTTTTGATGAGATGTTTGAAAGGAATGTTATTACTTGGACAGCTATGATCTCCGGCTTGGTGCAAAATGAACTGTATGAAAAAAGCTTGGAATTGTTTAATCAAATGCGTTCGGGGCCTGTGTGTCCAAATTCTTTAACTTATTTAAGCTCATTGATGGCATGTTCTGGTTTGCAAGCACTAACGGGAGGGCGTCAAATTCATAGTCTTTTATGGAAGTTAGGGATCCAGTCCGAAGTCTGCATCGAGAGTTCACTAATGGACATGTATTCTAaatgtgggcaagtgactgatgcatggaaaatttttgaatctGCACAAGATCTTGATGAGGTTTCGATGACGGTAATCCTTATGGGTTTGGCACAAAATGGGTTCGAGGAAGAAGCTAAAAggttttttatgaaaatgttCGAGTCAGGTATTGAGATTGATCCTAATATGTTGTCAGCAGTTTTAGGGGTATTCAGTGAGGATACTTCATTGAGTTTGGGTAAGCAGATTCATTCATTAAgcattaaaagaaattttggtttCAACTCTTATGTTAATAATGGGCTTATCAACATGTATTCCAAATGTGGAGATTTAGAGGAGTCAGCCAAAGTCTTCAGTCGAATGTCTCAAAGGAACTCAATTTCGTGGAACTCTATGATTGCAGCTTTTGCTCGTCATGGGGATGGCTGTAGAGCACTACAATTATACGAGGAAATGAGATCAGATGGAATAGCACCAACCGACGTTACATTCCTCTCTTTGCTTCATGCTTGTAGCCATGTGGGCTTAGTCGAAAAGGGTATGGAACTCTTGAAGTCGATGACTGATGTTTATGGAATTATTCCCAGGGCAGAACACTATGCTTGTGTTGTTGACATGTTAGGCCGGGCAGGGCTCCTCAATGAAGCTAAGACATTCATTCAGGGATTGCCTGTTAAAGCTGACGTGCTTGTTTGGCAAGCATTGCTTGGTACCTGTAGCATTCGTGGTGATTCTAAAATAGGGAAATATGCAGCTAATCAGCTGATTTTGGAAACACCTGAAAGCCCAGTGCCATATGTATCAATGGCAAACATATATTCTTCTCGAGGAAAGTGGAAAGAACGAGCAAGGACCATTAAGAGAATGAAGGAAATCGGGGTGTCGAAAGAAATTGGTATAAGTTGGATAGAGACTGAAAAGAAAGTCCACAGCTTTGTTGTGCAAGATAGAATGCATCCACAAGCAGAGCTTATGTATGGGATTCTGGAAGAGCTATTGAAACTCATGTTGGAAGAAGGCTATGTACCAGGGAATGTTACTCCGACTGAGTGTCAGACATAG
- the LOC107893587 gene encoding mannosylglycoprotein endo-beta-mannosidase isoform X1 — translation MAEIGQKTLLDSGWLAARSTDVQLTGTQLTTTHPPTSPTSSWMEAVVPGTVLATLVENKVVGDPFYGLENETILDIADSGREYYTFWFFTKFQCKLSGNLDLNFRAINYSAELYLNGHKRVLPKGMFRRHSLEVTDILNPDGSNLLAVLVHPPDHPGSIPPAGGQGGDHEIGKDVATQYVEGWDWIAPVRDRNTGIWDEVSISVTGPVKIIDPHLVSSFFDRYTRVYLHATTELENRSSWVAECSLNIQVTTELEGSVCLMEHLKTQHVSIPPRARIQYTFPQLFFYKPNLWWPNGMGKQSLYNVSITVDVKGHGESDSWGQLFGFRKIESHIDSATGGRLFKVNGQPIFIRGGNWILSDCLLRLSKERYKTDIKFHADMNLNMIRCWGGGLAERPEFYHYCDVYGLLVWQEFWITGDVDGRGVPVSNPNGPLDHDLFMLCARDTVKLLRNHPSLGLWVGGNEQVPPADINTSLKNDLKLHPFFESQSENITSVEGLSTAYKDPSQYLDGTRVYIQGSMWDGFANGKGGFTDGPYEIQNPEDPFKDNFYKYGFNPEVGSVGIPVAATIRATMPREGWQIPLFKKLPNGYTEEVPNPIWQYHKYLPYSKPGKVHDQIELYGTPKDLDDFCLKAQLVNYIQYRALLEGWTSRMWSKYTGVLIWKTQNPWTGLRGQFYDHLLDQTAGFFGCRCAAEPIHVQLNLATYFIEVVNTTAEELSNVAIEASVWDLEGACPYYKVFDKLSLPPKKVVSISEMKYPKSKNPKPVFFLLLKLYHVSNYSIVSRNFYWLHVSGGDYKLLEPYRNKRIPLKITSKTFIKGSSYEVEMKVLNKSKKPDPKTLTYKNNFAVRNDDSDFDMTSLEPIPDTRADLKQPTGLFQRLYRQFSRESDGLRVAEINGSDGGVAFFLNFSVHGAKMEHEEGEDSRILPVHYSDNYFSLVPGEEMSIKISFKVPPGVSPRVTLRGWNYHHGVHTVL, via the exons ATGGCAGAGATTGGGCAAAAGACTCTGCTTGACTCGGGATGGCTCGCCGCCAGATCCACCGACGTTCAACTCACCGGAACTCAGCTCACCACCACTCATCCCCCAACTAGCCCAACCTCTTCCTGGATGGAAGCTGTCGTTCCTGGAAC TGTTTTGGCAACTCTAGTAGAGAACAAAGTTGTTGGTGATCCCTTTTACGGTTTGGAGAACGAGACGATCCTTGATATAGCTGATTCTGGAAGGGAGTACTACACATTCTGGTTTTTCACAAAATTCCAGTGTAAGCTG TCAGGAAATTTAGATCTGAATTTTCGTGCAATCAATTACTCTGCAGAGTTATACTTAAATGGGCACAAAAGGGTCCTCCCTAAAGGGATGTTTCGAAGACATTCCCTTGAAGTCACTGATATCCTAAATCCTGATGGTTCAAACTTGCTGGCTGTTCTTGTTCACCCTCCGGACCATCCTGGGAGCATTCCCCCTGCGGGTGGGCAAGGTGGGGATCATGAG ATTGGAAAAGATGTTGCCACACAATATGTTGAGGGCTGGGATTGGATAGCTCCAGTGAG GGATCGGAACACTGGTATCTGGGATGAAGTCTCAATATCTGTTACCGGG CCGGTGAAAATAATTGATCCACACTTAGTTTCTTCGTTTTTTGACCGTTACACAAGGGTATACTTGCATGCAACAACTGAATTGGAAAACAGAAGTTCTTGGGTTGCTGAATGTTCTTTAAATATCCAAGTGACAACAGAACTTGAAGGAAGTGTTTGCTTAATGGAGCATCTTAAGACTCAGCATGTTTCAATCCCTCCTAGAGCTCGTATTCAGTATACATTTCCTCAG CTTTTCTTCTACAAGCCCAACTTATGGTGGCCAAATGGAATGGGAAAGCAGTCTCTGTATAATGTCAGTATTACTGTTGATGTGAAGGGACACGGAGAGTCTGATTCTTGGGGCCAACTATTTGGTTTTCGCAAAATTGAATCTCATATAGACAGTGCTACTGGAGGAAG GTTGTTCAAGGTGAATGGACAGCCTATTTTTATCCGCGGTGGTAACTGGATATTGTCTGATTGCTTGCTTCGGCTTTCTAAGGAGCGTTATAAAACAGACATAAAATTTCATGCAGATATGAATCTGAACATGATTCGTTGTTGGGGTGGTGGGTTGGCCGAGAGGCCAGAATTTTATCATTATTGTGATGTTTATGGTTTGCTG GTATGGCAGGAGTTTTGGATTACTGGTGATGTTGATGGTAGAGGTGTCCCAGTATCAAATCCAAATGGCCCACTTGACCATGATCTTTTCATGCTATGTGCCAGAGATACTGTCAAGCTTTTAAGGAATCACCCTAGTCTTGGTCTCTGGGTTGGTGGAAACGAACAGGTTCCACCGGCTGATATCAACACGTCTCTCAAGAATGACCTGAAACTGCATCCATTTTTCGAGAGCCAGAGTGAAAATATAACGTCTGTGGAAGGGTTGTCCACAGCATACAAGGATCCTAGTCAATATCTGGATGGCACACGTGTTTATATCCAAGGATCCATGTGGGATGGCTTTGCTAATGGAAAGGGAGGCTTTACTGATGGCCCTTATGAAATCCAGAATCCCGAAGACCCTTTTAAGgataacttttacaaatatggTTTCAACCCTGAGGTTGGTTCTGTAGGAATTCCAGTTGCAGCTACCATCAGAGCAACCATGCCTCGTGAAGGTTGGCAAATTCCATTGTTTAAGAAGCTTCCCAATGGTTACACTGAAGAAGTTCCAAATCCTATTTGGCAATACCACAAATATCTTCCTTACTCGAAACCCGGGAAGGTTCATGACCAGATTGAACTGTATGGAACCCCAAAGGATCTGGATGATTTTTGCTTGAAG GCTCAACTTGTTAATTACATTCAGTATAGAGCTTTATTAGAGGGTTGGACGTCCCGTATGTGGAGCAAATACACTGGAGTTTTGATTTGGAAGACGCAGAACCCATGGACAGGTCTTCGTGGTCAATTTTATGATCACCTCTTAGACCAGACAGCTGGTTTTTTTGGTTGTCGCTGTGCTGCGGAACCAATCCATGTCCAGCTCAATCTTGCTACATATTTTATAGAG GTTGTCAATACTACTGCAGAGGAATTGTCAAATGTCGCTATAGAAGCATCAGTGTGGGATCTTGAAGGAGCTTGTCCGTATTACAAAGTTTTTGATAAGCTTTCCTTGCCACCGAAGAAAGTAGTTTCCATTAGTGAGATGAAGTATCCAAAGTCAAAAAACCCGAAGCCAGTGTTCTTTCTCCTTCTCAAACTCTACCACGTTTCAAATTACAGCATTGTATCCCGAAACTTTTACTGGTTACATGTTTCTGGTGGAGATTACAAGCTGCTGGAACCATACAGGAACAAGAGAATACCTCTTAAGATAACATCAAAGACATTCATCAAAGGCTCCTCGTATGAAGTCGAAATGAAGGTGCTAAACAAATCGAAGAAACCTGATCCCAAAACTTTAACCTACAAGAACAATTTTGCTGTCAGAAACGATGATTCAGATTTTGATATGACTTCACTCGAACCTATACCAGACACCAGAGCTGATCTGAAACAGCCAACGGGTTTGTTTCAGAGACTATATAGACAATTTTCAAGAGAAAGTGATGGTTTAAGAGTTGCAGAGATAAATGGAAGTGATGGAGGAGTTGCTttcttccttaatttctcggTTCATGGTGCAAAGATGGAACATGAAGAAGGAGAAGACAGTCGAATACTTCCGGTTCATTACTCGGATAACTATTTTTCATTAGTACCAGGTGAAGAGATGTCAATTAAGATATCATTCAAGGTCCCTCCAGGTGTGTCTCCAAGAGTAACACTTAGAGGCTGGAATTACCATCATGGAGTGCACACTGTTCTTTAA
- the LOC107893587 gene encoding mannosylglycoprotein endo-beta-mannosidase isoform X2 — MFRRHSLEVTDILNPDGSNLLAVLVHPPDHPGSIPPAGGQGGDHEIGKDVATQYVEGWDWIAPVRDRNTGIWDEVSISVTGPVKIIDPHLVSSFFDRYTRVYLHATTELENRSSWVAECSLNIQVTTELEGSVCLMEHLKTQHVSIPPRARIQYTFPQLFFYKPNLWWPNGMGKQSLYNVSITVDVKGHGESDSWGQLFGFRKIESHIDSATGGRLFKVNGQPIFIRGGNWILSDCLLRLSKERYKTDIKFHADMNLNMIRCWGGGLAERPEFYHYCDVYGLLVWQEFWITGDVDGRGVPVSNPNGPLDHDLFMLCARDTVKLLRNHPSLGLWVGGNEQVPPADINTSLKNDLKLHPFFESQSENITSVEGLSTAYKDPSQYLDGTRVYIQGSMWDGFANGKGGFTDGPYEIQNPEDPFKDNFYKYGFNPEVGSVGIPVAATIRATMPREGWQIPLFKKLPNGYTEEVPNPIWQYHKYLPYSKPGKVHDQIELYGTPKDLDDFCLKAQLVNYIQYRALLEGWTSRMWSKYTGVLIWKTQNPWTGLRGQFYDHLLDQTAGFFGCRCAAEPIHVQLNLATYFIEVVNTTAEELSNVAIEASVWDLEGACPYYKVFDKLSLPPKKVVSISEMKYPKSKNPKPVFFLLLKLYHVSNYSIVSRNFYWLHVSGGDYKLLEPYRNKRIPLKITSKTFIKGSSYEVEMKVLNKSKKPDPKTLTYKNNFAVRNDDSDFDMTSLEPIPDTRADLKQPTGLFQRLYRQFSRESDGLRVAEINGSDGGVAFFLNFSVHGAKMEHEEGEDSRILPVHYSDNYFSLVPGEEMSIKISFKVPPGVSPRVTLRGWNYHHGVHTVL, encoded by the exons ATGTTTCGAAGACATTCCCTTGAAGTCACTGATATCCTAAATCCTGATGGTTCAAACTTGCTGGCTGTTCTTGTTCACCCTCCGGACCATCCTGGGAGCATTCCCCCTGCGGGTGGGCAAGGTGGGGATCATGAG ATTGGAAAAGATGTTGCCACACAATATGTTGAGGGCTGGGATTGGATAGCTCCAGTGAG GGATCGGAACACTGGTATCTGGGATGAAGTCTCAATATCTGTTACCGGG CCGGTGAAAATAATTGATCCACACTTAGTTTCTTCGTTTTTTGACCGTTACACAAGGGTATACTTGCATGCAACAACTGAATTGGAAAACAGAAGTTCTTGGGTTGCTGAATGTTCTTTAAATATCCAAGTGACAACAGAACTTGAAGGAAGTGTTTGCTTAATGGAGCATCTTAAGACTCAGCATGTTTCAATCCCTCCTAGAGCTCGTATTCAGTATACATTTCCTCAG CTTTTCTTCTACAAGCCCAACTTATGGTGGCCAAATGGAATGGGAAAGCAGTCTCTGTATAATGTCAGTATTACTGTTGATGTGAAGGGACACGGAGAGTCTGATTCTTGGGGCCAACTATTTGGTTTTCGCAAAATTGAATCTCATATAGACAGTGCTACTGGAGGAAG GTTGTTCAAGGTGAATGGACAGCCTATTTTTATCCGCGGTGGTAACTGGATATTGTCTGATTGCTTGCTTCGGCTTTCTAAGGAGCGTTATAAAACAGACATAAAATTTCATGCAGATATGAATCTGAACATGATTCGTTGTTGGGGTGGTGGGTTGGCCGAGAGGCCAGAATTTTATCATTATTGTGATGTTTATGGTTTGCTG GTATGGCAGGAGTTTTGGATTACTGGTGATGTTGATGGTAGAGGTGTCCCAGTATCAAATCCAAATGGCCCACTTGACCATGATCTTTTCATGCTATGTGCCAGAGATACTGTCAAGCTTTTAAGGAATCACCCTAGTCTTGGTCTCTGGGTTGGTGGAAACGAACAGGTTCCACCGGCTGATATCAACACGTCTCTCAAGAATGACCTGAAACTGCATCCATTTTTCGAGAGCCAGAGTGAAAATATAACGTCTGTGGAAGGGTTGTCCACAGCATACAAGGATCCTAGTCAATATCTGGATGGCACACGTGTTTATATCCAAGGATCCATGTGGGATGGCTTTGCTAATGGAAAGGGAGGCTTTACTGATGGCCCTTATGAAATCCAGAATCCCGAAGACCCTTTTAAGgataacttttacaaatatggTTTCAACCCTGAGGTTGGTTCTGTAGGAATTCCAGTTGCAGCTACCATCAGAGCAACCATGCCTCGTGAAGGTTGGCAAATTCCATTGTTTAAGAAGCTTCCCAATGGTTACACTGAAGAAGTTCCAAATCCTATTTGGCAATACCACAAATATCTTCCTTACTCGAAACCCGGGAAGGTTCATGACCAGATTGAACTGTATGGAACCCCAAAGGATCTGGATGATTTTTGCTTGAAG GCTCAACTTGTTAATTACATTCAGTATAGAGCTTTATTAGAGGGTTGGACGTCCCGTATGTGGAGCAAATACACTGGAGTTTTGATTTGGAAGACGCAGAACCCATGGACAGGTCTTCGTGGTCAATTTTATGATCACCTCTTAGACCAGACAGCTGGTTTTTTTGGTTGTCGCTGTGCTGCGGAACCAATCCATGTCCAGCTCAATCTTGCTACATATTTTATAGAG GTTGTCAATACTACTGCAGAGGAATTGTCAAATGTCGCTATAGAAGCATCAGTGTGGGATCTTGAAGGAGCTTGTCCGTATTACAAAGTTTTTGATAAGCTTTCCTTGCCACCGAAGAAAGTAGTTTCCATTAGTGAGATGAAGTATCCAAAGTCAAAAAACCCGAAGCCAGTGTTCTTTCTCCTTCTCAAACTCTACCACGTTTCAAATTACAGCATTGTATCCCGAAACTTTTACTGGTTACATGTTTCTGGTGGAGATTACAAGCTGCTGGAACCATACAGGAACAAGAGAATACCTCTTAAGATAACATCAAAGACATTCATCAAAGGCTCCTCGTATGAAGTCGAAATGAAGGTGCTAAACAAATCGAAGAAACCTGATCCCAAAACTTTAACCTACAAGAACAATTTTGCTGTCAGAAACGATGATTCAGATTTTGATATGACTTCACTCGAACCTATACCAGACACCAGAGCTGATCTGAAACAGCCAACGGGTTTGTTTCAGAGACTATATAGACAATTTTCAAGAGAAAGTGATGGTTTAAGAGTTGCAGAGATAAATGGAAGTGATGGAGGAGTTGCTttcttccttaatttctcggTTCATGGTGCAAAGATGGAACATGAAGAAGGAGAAGACAGTCGAATACTTCCGGTTCATTACTCGGATAACTATTTTTCATTAGTACCAGGTGAAGAGATGTCAATTAAGATATCATTCAAGGTCCCTCCAGGTGTGTCTCCAAGAGTAACACTTAGAGGCTGGAATTACCATCATGGAGTGCACACTGTTCTTTAA
- the LOC107894492 gene encoding uncharacterized protein, with translation MDFVNGLPLTPTKKDSVWVIVDRLTKTVHFIPVKIDFSLQKLAKLDPRFTSRFWEKLYGALGSRLDFSTAFHPQTDSQSEREVQILEDMLRETEDKVHLIRDRLKAAFDGQKSYADLKRKDIEYFVGDMVFLKVLPWKKVLRSGRKEEIEVRPDLTFKEEPVQILDRNVKVLHKKSIPLMNVLWKNHSTEEATWEPKDSMHQQYPHLF, from the exons atggacttcgttaatGGGTTACCCCTAACACCCACTaaaaaggattctgtttgggtcatcgtggaccGATTGACCAAGACTGTACATTTCATTCCCGTGAAAATAGACTTCTCCCTACAGAAGTTGGCAAAact ggatcctcgttttacGTCTCGATTCTGGGAAAAACTTTATGGGGCTCTCGGTTCgaggttagacttcagtactgctttccatcctcagacagatagTCAGTCAGAGAGGGAGGtccagatactggaggacatgttgaggg AAACTGAGGATAAAGTTCACTTGATTCGAGATCGTCTGAAAGCGGCTTTTGACGGACAGAAGTCCTATGCTGATTTGAAGAGGAAAGACATCGAGTATTTTGTGGGGGACATGGTTTTCCTTAAGGTCTtgccatggaagaaagttttgaggtCCGGTCGCAAGG aggagattgaggttagaccagatctaACATTCAAGGAAGAGCCGGTTCAGATCCTAGATCGCAACGTTAAGGTTCTGCATAAGAAATCTATCCCTTTAATGAATGTGCTGTGGaagaatcatagcactgaggaggccacttGGGAGCCAAAGGATTCGATGCATCAGCAGTATCCTCACCTCTTCTGA